The following is a genomic window from Sporocytophaga myxococcoides DSM 11118.
CTTTTACTCTAAGCTCTTCAGGCTGCTGTTCCAGGTTAAAGAGATCGTTCAGAACATCCATCAGAGTTTCTGCTTCTCCTCTTTTACATGCAGCTTTTAACTGAAGTACCGGTAATTTGATTATTTTTTGCATCAGGCTTTTGGTAATCATCTCTACCTTTTTGCTTTCTTCGTCATTCAGTTGCTTCAAATACCTAGACATCTCTTCCTGACGGATCTGCTCCAATGCATTTTTCAATTTGTTGATGGTCGGAGAAACCACCATTTCCTTAGCCCAATCATTAAAGTCAAAGATACTTTCCGTGATAATCTCTCTTACCATCGGAATAGCATTGACTCTTTTATCCAGAGCTTCGTTAGCTCTGTTTTTGATATGATCTATGTTGTATACCAATACCCCTGGAATCTCTTCCACCTTACTCTCCACACTTCTTGGTACTGATATGTCAATAAAATATTTGTAAGATAAAATCTCCAGCTTGGCAACTTCTTCTTTTGTAAACAAAGGCTCATCTCTGAAAACAGAAGAAATAATTACATCCGCATCTTTTGCTGCCTCCCAAAGATTTTCGAATGGAATAACTTTAACTCCGCACTCTTTAGCAAGTTCTTCTGCTTTAGAATAGGTACGGTTGGTAATTGTGATATTTTTAAGTCCGGTCCCTGAAAAATTTCTGCAAACATCCGCTCCCATTTCTCCTAACCCGACGATCAGAACTTTGGGTTCTGCCAGCTCAGCAGCAAGTTCTTCCGCAAGCTCCACTGTAGCATAACTTACAGAAGCTGCGCCATCTCTAAAAGGAGTAACCTGAACCACTTTTTTATTGGTAAAGAAAATGGTATGCATCAGTCTGTGCAAAAACGGACCAACTACTCCCATATCTGCAGCCCATTGGTAGGCATGTTTTACCTGATTGGTAATCTGCATATCTCCCACAACCTGAGATTCCAGACCGATACTCACATTAAAAAGGTGACGAACAGCTTCAGAATGATCTTCAATAATCTGAAAATATTCGTAAAATTTTTCTCCGTCAGTAATTCCTTTCTGAAGAAAAGCCAGTTTTATAATCTCCTTGCTAAAGTCTGAATTGGAAGAATAATAAATTTCAGTCCTGTTACAGGTAGAAAGAATTAATATTTCAGAAGCGTCAGTGAACTCTTTAAGGCTCAGCATCAGTTTCTTACACAAATCCTCATTTAAAGAGAGCAACTCTCTGACTTCCAGGGGAGCCGTTTTATAGGATAAACTAACCGCTTTAAAATTACTAATCATTCCTTTTGTACTGTGGGATTACAAAAATAACCTTTAAATTTCTAAATACGAAAGCTAATGTAAGAAAAAGGATATTTTAATTGTAGTAATATAAGTCAGAACAAAAATGTTCCTCTTTTTTTGGGAAAAAAGTATTTTTGAAAAATGGAATTTAATCAGTTAAGAACACTTGACATTTATCAGAACAGATCGAAATTCAAACTGATCATATTAATTATTGCTGTGGTTATTGGCGCAGCATCAATTTATTACACTCAAAGTCTTGTTAACAAATTGGCAGACAGAGAGAAAAAGCTGATTGACTTGTACGCGAAAGGACTTAAAACAGCTATCAACCCTGAAAATAGCGGAGGCTTAACCTTTCTTTTTCAGGAAATTATAGAAGCTAACAATTCGGTGCCTGTTATTCTGACAGACGAGCATAAACTGCCTATTAGCGAAAAAAACCTATTTATTCCCAAAGGTCTTACCGAAGCAGAAAGGATAGCTTTCATGAAGAAAGAAATTTCTGAAATGGAGAAAGAACATGAGCCAATTGTAGTAGAATTCGGCCCGGGGCTTAAAAATTACATATTCTACAAAAATTCATATTTATTAACTCAGCTTGTTTATTATCCATTTATTCAGCTTACAGTAATTGCAATATTTGCAATCATCGCATATCTGGCCTTCAGCTATTCCAGAAATGCAGAACAAAACAGGGTTTGGGTAGGACTAGCAAAGGAAACCGCACACCAACTGGGTACTCCTTTGTCCAGCTTAATGGCGTGGCTGGAATTATTGAAAAGTAACCCCAAATATGAGGGGGAAGAAGCTCTTATTGAGCTAGATAAAGATATAGTTCGCCTTGAAATGATTACTGCAAGGTTTTCTAATATAGGGTCAGTTCCTACATTGACCGATGAAAATGTATATCAGGCAGTTAAATTAAATAT
Proteins encoded in this region:
- a CDS encoding sensor histidine kinase — translated: MEFNQLRTLDIYQNRSKFKLIILIIAVVIGAASIYYTQSLVNKLADREKKLIDLYAKGLKTAINPENSGGLTFLFQEIIEANNSVPVILTDEHKLPISEKNLFIPKGLTEAERIAFMKKEISEMEKEHEPIVVEFGPGLKNYIFYKNSYLLTQLVYYPFIQLTVIAIFAIIAYLAFSYSRNAEQNRVWVGLAKETAHQLGTPLSSLMAWLELLKSNPKYEGEEALIELDKDIVRLEMITARFSNIGSVPTLTDENVYQAVKLNIDYLKSRISSKVIFSIISDVEVSATAKINKPLFEWVIENICKNATDAMNGIGRIDIRILRMNDGKIAIDISDTGKGIPRSKVQEIFKPGYTTKKRGWGLGLTLVKRIVENYHNGKIFVLFSELGKGTTFRIILNS
- the hemA gene encoding glutamyl-tRNA reductase yields the protein MISNFKAVSLSYKTAPLEVRELLSLNEDLCKKLMLSLKEFTDASEILILSTCNRTEIYYSSNSDFSKEIIKLAFLQKGITDGEKFYEYFQIIEDHSEAVRHLFNVSIGLESQVVGDMQITNQVKHAYQWAADMGVVGPFLHRLMHTIFFTNKKVVQVTPFRDGAASVSYATVELAEELAAELAEPKVLIVGLGEMGADVCRNFSGTGLKNITITNRTYSKAEELAKECGVKVIPFENLWEAAKDADVIISSVFRDEPLFTKEEVAKLEILSYKYFIDISVPRSVESKVEEIPGVLVYNIDHIKNRANEALDKRVNAIPMVREIITESIFDFNDWAKEMVVSPTINKLKNALEQIRQEEMSRYLKQLNDEESKKVEMITKSLMQKIIKLPVLQLKAACKRGEAETLMDVLNDLFNLEQQPEELRVKEKN